The proteins below are encoded in one region of Festucalex cinctus isolate MCC-2025b chromosome 2, RoL_Fcin_1.0, whole genome shotgun sequence:
- the LOC144014319 gene encoding cryptochrome-1-like, with product MAPNSIHWFRKGLRLHDNPALREAVHGAGTVRCVYFLDPWFAGSSNVGVNRWRFLLQCLEDLDASLRKLNSRLFVIRGQPANVFPRLFKEWKISRLTFEYDSEPFGKERDAAIKKLAMEAGVEVIVKISHTLYDLDKIIELNSGQPPLTYKRFQTLISRLDPPEMPVETLSESLMANCITPIMEDHGDKYGVPSLEELGFDTEGLPTAVWPGGETEALTRIERHLERKAWVANFERPRMNANSLLASPTGLSPYLRFGCLSCRLFYFKLTDLYRKMKKNSSPPLSLYGQLLWREFFYTAATSNPRFDKMEGNPICVRIPWDKNPEALAKWAEAKTGFPWIDAIMTQLRQEGWIHHLARHAVACFLTRGDLWISWEEGMKIFEELLLDADWSVNAGSWMWLSCSSFFQQFFHCYCPVGFGRRTDPNGDFIRRYLPVLRAFPAKFIYDPWNAPESVQVAAKCVIGVHYPKPMVHHAEASRLNIERMKQIYQQLSRYRGLGLLASVPSTNGNGNGGMMAYSPGEQRPGTNNSSNNNAHHSYHAVPENNTVVTNNRLYHEFAVPQHPGLSHIRGGITGKREREIEREGSGEEEPSSCSGHKMQRQSAQTT from the exons GTTTCTCCTCCAGTGTTTGGAGGATCTGGATGCCAGCCTTCGGAAACTCAACTCCCGCCTTTTTGTCATAAGGGGCCAACCAGCCAATGTGTTTCCGCGGCTTTTTAAG GAGTGGAAGATCTCTCGGTTGACCTTCGAGTACGACTCCGAGCCTTTTGGAAAGGAGAGAGATGCTGCCATCAAGAAGCTGGCTATGGAGGCAGGAGTGGAGGTCATCGTCAAGATCTCACACACTCTCTATGACCTGGACAA GATTATAGAACTGAACAGTGGCCAACCACCTCTTACCTACAAGCGTTTCCAGACACTGATCAGCCGCCTGGATCCTCCTGAGATGCCTGTTGAGACACTGTCAGAAAGTTTGATGGCCAACTGCATCACCCCCATCATGGAGGACCATGGAGACAAGTATGGGGTTCCGTCCCTGGAGGAGCTTG GCTTTGACACCGAGGGCTTACCAACAGCTGTGTGGCCAGGAGGAGAGACGGAGGCTCTGACCAGAATAGAGCGCCATTTAGAAAGAAAG GCATGGGTGGCAAACTTTGAGCGTCCGAGGATGAACGCCAACTCGCTGCTGGCCAGCCCAACAGGCCTCAGCCCCTACCTGCGCTTCGGCTGCCTCTCCTGTCGCCTTTTCTACTTCAAGCTCACGGACCTGTACCGCAAG ATGAAAAAGAACAGTTCCCCTCCTCTCTCGCTTTACGGACAGTTACTGTGGCGAGAGTTCTTCTACACCGCGGCGACCAGCAACCCGCGCTTCGACAAGATGGAGGGGAACCCCATCTGTGTCCGCATCCCCTGGGACAAAAATCCGGAGGCACTGGCCAAGTGGGCTGAGGCCAAGACAGGGTTCCCCTGGATAGACGCCATCATGACTCAGCTGAGGCAGGAGGGCTGGATCCATCACCTGGCTCGCCATGCCGTGGCATGCTTCCTCACCAGAGGGGACTTGTGGATCAGCTGGGAGGAAGGGATGAAG ATCTTCGAGGAGCTGCTTCTTGACGCCGACTGGAGCGTGAACGCGGGCAGTTGGATGTGGCTGTCCTGCAGTTCCTTTTTCCAGCAGTTTTTCCACTGCTACTGCCCCGTGGGCTTTGGCCGGCGCACAGACCCCAATGGTGACTTCATCAG ACGTTACTTACCTGTCCTCCGAGCGTTCCCTGCTAAGTTCATATATGACCCGTGGAATGCACCCGAGTCAGTGCAAGTGGCCGCCAAGTGCGTCATCGGCGTCCACTATCCGAAACCAATGGTGCACCACGCCGAGGCAAGCCGGCTCAACATCGAGAGGATGAAGCAGATCTACCAGCAGCTGAGCCGATACAGAGGACTGG GCCTGCTGGCATCGGTTCCATCCACCAACGGCAATGGAAACGGAGGAATGATGGCCTACTCACCTGGAGAACAACGGCCGGGGAccaacaacagcagcaacaacaacgcTCACCACA GTTACCATGCAGTGccagaaaacaacacagtggtcaCCAATAACCGACTGTATCATGAGTTTGCTGTGCCTCAGCACCCAG GACTTTCTCACATCAGAGGCGGCATCACAGGAAAACGCGAACGGGAGATAGAACGTGAGGGTTCGGGGGAGGAAGAGCCGTCGTCCTGCTCAGGCCACAAGATGCAGAGGCAGAGTGCACAg ACCACCTAA